In the genome of Magnolia sinica isolate HGM2019 chromosome 2, MsV1, whole genome shotgun sequence, one region contains:
- the LOC131237494 gene encoding fructose-bisphosphate aldolase 1, chloroplastic-like has translation MASAALLKSSFLPRRSEWLAGHSLRPSSYSQPAAITFTVRAGAYSDELVKTAKSIASPGRGILAMDESNATCGKRLASIGLENTEANRQAYRTLLVSVPGLGQYISGAILFEETLYQSTVDGKKMVDVLVEQNITPGIKVDKGLVPLAGSNDESWCQGLDSLASRCAAYYQQGARFAKWRTVVSIPNGPSALAVKEAAWGLARYASIAQDNGLVPIVEPEILLDGEHGIDRTFEVALKVWAEVFFYLAENNVMFKGILLKPSMVTPGAECKEKATPEQVAEYTLKLLQRRIPPAVPGIMFLSGGQSEVEATLNLNAMNQGANPWHVSFSYARALQNTCLKTWGGRPENVKAAQEALLVRAKANSLAQLGKYTGEGESEESKEGMFVKGYTY, from the exons ATGGCCTCAGCTGCTCTCCTCAAATCCTCTTTCCTTCCCAGAAGATCGGAATGGCTAGCAGGCCACTCGCTCCGTCCATCTTCTTACTCTCAACCTGCAGCCATCACCTTCACCGTTCGTGCAGGGGCCTACTCTGATGAGCTTGTCAAGACAGCG AAAAGTATTGCATCGCCAGGTAGAGGCATTCTGGCCATGGACGAATCCAATGCCACCTGCGGGAAGCGGCTAGCGTCAATTGGGCTGGAAAACACAGAGGCTAACCGACAGGCCTACAGAACTCTCCTGGTCTCAGTGCCTGGCTTGGGTCAGTATATCTCCGGTGCGATCCTCTTCGAAGAAACTCTTTATCAGTCGACAGTCGATGGGAAGAAGATGGTTGACGTTCTTGTCGAGCAGAACATAACACCTGGGATCAAAGTTGATAAG GGTCTTGTACCACTTGCGGGGTCGAATGATGAATCATGGTGCCAAGGACTGGACAGCCTAGCATCACGCTGTGCAGCTTACTATCAGCAAGGAGCGCGTTTTGCTAAATG GCGTACAGTGGTTAGTATCCCAAATGGGCCATCAGCTCTTGCAGTGAAGGAAGCTGCTTGGGGGCTGGCTCGATATGCTTCAATTGCACAA GATAATGGCCTGGTTCCTATTGTTGAGCCTGAGATATTGCTAGATGGAGAACATGGAATTGACCGGACATTTGAGGTCGCTCTAAAGGTGTGGGCAGAGGTGTTCTTCTACCTTGCTGAGAACAATGTCATGTTCAAAGGGATCCTGCTCAAGCCCAGCATGGTCACCCCAGGTGCAGAGTGCAAAGAAAAGGCCACACCAGAGCAAGTTGCTGAATACACTCTAAAACTCCTCCAACGAAGAATCCCCCCTGCAGTTCCTGGCATCATG TTCCTGTCCGGTGGCCAATCTGAAGTGGAGGCAACTTTGAACTTGAATGCCATGAACCAGGGGGCAAACCCATGGCATGTCTCGTTTTCTTATGCAAGAGCACTCCAAAACACATGTCTGAAAACGTGGGGAGGAAGGCCAGAAAATGTGAAAGCTGCTCAGGAAGCTCTCTTGGTCCGGGCAAAGGCCAACTCACTAGCTCAACTTGGGAAATACACAGGTGAAGGCGAGTCAGAGGAGTCCAAGGAGGGTATGTTTGTCAAGGGCTATACTTATTGA